A genomic stretch from Nitrobacter winogradskyi Nb-255 includes:
- a CDS encoding TonB-dependent receptor plug domain-containing protein: MSAAFVSGAYRRSLLASALLASLGSIGLNTPTSAQQSASPNLLPPIRIAPPPDRAMAPAHRTTSRSRRVVRPAPRQTPVAETHVPGTMGSTVVSPTGVVTPAGQLASSITVVTEQDIQTQQHRSVPDILRTAPGLNVVQAGGPGAQTSIFMRGTNANHTKVMLDGIDIGDPANSNGAFDYAHLLTADIQQMEILRGPQSGLYGSDAIGGVISIITKKGEGPARVTGSLESGSFKTFNQTLGLSGAERNFNYAVNVAHLHAGDVPVTPPELLPPGRQAIGNNYDNMTYSTKLGVDLNEYLTVNSVVRYTDSTLLFTGDGGFPSTPNASQSTHAVQQLFNRQEAVWSLFDGRVQSFFGLNFTNSRAYDVGPGDPAATITTGERLKFDWRTVTEITRDNHLIVGAEHQTDRMDTADFAARNGNKAGFVQLQSAFADRFFLVANVRQDSNDLFGGRMTYRIAPAVIVPVTETKLKASYGTGFKAPSLSQLFRDYPTFNFFANPNLQPEDSRGFDAGFEQPLFNDRVRFGSTYFRNDITNLIDYNSTFTSLVNVNSATTEGTETFVAAQITERFGIRADYTFIRAVNAATGMQLLRRPKEKWSATATWLPLDALTLSATLVRVNDWLDVTRDGMASGITVPGYTLVNLRGDYALSDQVKVFGRIDNLLDFRYQNPTGFLAPGLAVFGGIRVASYGVR; the protein is encoded by the coding sequence ATGTCCGCCGCCTTCGTGTCCGGAGCTTATCGCAGAAGCCTGCTTGCTTCCGCCCTCCTCGCCTCGCTGGGATCGATCGGCCTGAATACGCCCACAAGCGCGCAGCAATCCGCCTCTCCCAACCTGCTGCCTCCGATCCGGATCGCGCCACCCCCGGATCGAGCGATGGCGCCCGCACACCGCACGACTTCGCGATCACGCCGTGTCGTCCGCCCCGCTCCCCGGCAAACTCCTGTCGCTGAGACTCATGTTCCGGGCACGATGGGTTCGACCGTAGTCAGCCCCACGGGAGTGGTGACGCCCGCGGGCCAGCTGGCCAGCTCCATCACCGTCGTCACCGAGCAGGATATCCAGACCCAGCAACACCGCAGCGTTCCGGATATCCTCAGGACGGCTCCCGGCCTGAATGTGGTGCAAGCCGGCGGACCTGGCGCCCAGACCTCGATCTTCATGCGAGGCACGAACGCCAACCACACCAAGGTGATGCTCGACGGAATCGACATCGGCGATCCCGCCAACTCGAATGGCGCGTTCGACTATGCGCACCTTCTCACGGCGGACATCCAGCAGATGGAAATCCTCCGGGGCCCGCAGAGCGGACTCTACGGCTCCGACGCGATCGGCGGCGTCATCTCCATCATCACGAAAAAGGGCGAAGGTCCGGCGCGGGTCACCGGCTCACTCGAGTCCGGCTCGTTCAAAACCTTCAACCAGACGCTCGGACTGAGCGGCGCCGAACGGAACTTCAACTACGCGGTCAACGTCGCCCATCTCCATGCCGGAGACGTTCCGGTCACGCCGCCCGAGCTTCTGCCGCCGGGGCGGCAGGCGATCGGCAACAACTATGACAACATGACTTACTCGACCAAGCTCGGAGTCGATCTCAATGAGTATCTGACCGTCAATTCGGTGGTCCGCTATACCGACTCGACGCTGCTGTTCACGGGCGACGGCGGATTTCCAAGCACTCCCAACGCCAGCCAGAGCACGCACGCCGTCCAGCAACTCTTCAACCGTCAGGAGGCCGTGTGGTCGCTGTTCGACGGACGCGTCCAGAGCTTCTTCGGTCTCAATTTCACGAACAGCAGAGCCTATGACGTGGGTCCGGGCGACCCGGCCGCGACGATCACCACGGGAGAACGCCTCAAATTCGACTGGCGCACCGTGACCGAGATTACGCGAGACAACCATCTGATCGTCGGCGCCGAGCATCAGACCGATCGCATGGACACCGCCGATTTTGCCGCCAGGAACGGCAACAAGGCAGGTTTCGTGCAGTTGCAATCGGCTTTCGCGGACCGCTTTTTCCTGGTGGCCAATGTCCGCCAGGATTCCAACGACCTGTTCGGCGGCCGCATGACTTACCGGATTGCGCCGGCGGTCATTGTTCCCGTTACCGAAACCAAGCTGAAAGCAAGCTACGGCACGGGATTCAAGGCGCCCTCGCTGAGCCAGTTGTTCCGGGATTATCCGACCTTCAATTTCTTCGCCAATCCCAACCTGCAACCGGAAGACAGCCGGGGCTTCGACGCCGGTTTCGAGCAACCTTTGTTCAACGACCGCGTGCGTTTCGGCTCGACCTACTTCCGAAACGACATCACCAACCTGATCGACTACAATTCCACGTTCACCTCACTGGTGAACGTGAACAGCGCGACGACCGAGGGCACCGAGACTTTCGTCGCGGCGCAGATCACCGAACGTTTCGGAATCCGCGCGGATTACACCTTCATCCGCGCCGTCAATGCCGCCACCGGCATGCAACTGCTGCGCCGGCCCAAGGAGAAATGGAGCGCAACCGCGACCTGGCTTCCGCTTGATGCGTTGACGTTGTCGGCAACTTTGGTCCGGGTCAACGACTGGCTCGATGTCACCCGCGACGGGATGGCATCCGGAATCACGGTGCCCGGCTATACGCTGGTGAACTTGCGCGGCGACTACGCACTCAGCGACCAGGTCAAGGTATTCGGACGGATCGATAATCTCCTGGACTTCCGCTACCAGAATCCGACCGGATTCCTCGCGCCGGGCCTCGCGGTTTTCGGCGGCATCCGGGTGGCCAGTTACGGAGTGCGATAG
- a CDS encoding peptidoglycan-binding domain-containing protein: protein MRPRRRGVATGKSGADEERGLAMRILMHSPKDLVAGGMAFAAAGAIIANAMFMQAGHHPSPIFGSAVTISPARQGNAVQQGNPLPRPRPVEADETGRAEPRARAANAPGNPVQQAGPHSDPVADIINANRRIAAVQRALTEYGFGQLKPTGTVGTETQAAIRKFEQARRMPVTGQMSDRLVRELSALTGRPIN from the coding sequence ATGCGGCCACGCCGTCGCGGCGTGGCGACCGGAAAGAGCGGGGCTGACGAGGAGCGTGGTCTGGCGATGCGCATCCTCATGCACAGCCCGAAAGATCTGGTCGCGGGGGGCATGGCTTTTGCCGCCGCCGGCGCGATCATCGCCAACGCCATGTTCATGCAGGCCGGCCATCATCCGTCGCCGATATTCGGATCGGCTGTTACGATTTCTCCGGCGCGGCAGGGCAACGCGGTGCAGCAGGGCAATCCGTTGCCGCGGCCTCGCCCGGTCGAGGCGGATGAGACGGGACGGGCCGAACCGCGCGCGAGAGCGGCGAATGCGCCCGGCAATCCCGTCCAACAGGCCGGGCCGCATAGCGATCCCGTTGCCGACATCATCAATGCGAATCGCCGCATCGCCGCCGTGCAGCGGGCGTTGACGGAATATGGCTTTGGTCAATTGAAGCCGACAGGAACGGTCGGGACCGAAACCCAGGCCGCGATCCGGAAATTCGAGCAGGCGCGCCGGATGCCGGTGACCGGACAGATGTCGGACCGCCTCGTGCGCGAGCTTTCTGCCTTGACCGGGCGGCCGATCAATTAG